TTCTTACATAATACATAATTACTATGTTTTTTATATTCCCATAATCTTATTATCCTTAATTGCTTTTATACCTATTTCCAATAAAATTAATGATATCTTAAAAGATCGTTTTGCCTATTTCTTGATCTTAAGCAGTCTATTGGCAACTGTGCCACTTTTGATGTCTGCCCTTGATTGGGGAAGATTTATTTATATTCATCTTGTCTCATTTTTTTTGTTATCATTTCTCTCAAAAAAGAGATCAAAACCAACTGATTTTGCTCTCAACAAAATCTCAATTTTATTCTTAATTGTTTGGGCTTTACTATTTCGTATACCTCACTGTTGCATAACTAAAAATAACTTTTTTATCGCAACCAATATTCAACAGATCACAGTGATGAACTATTTCTTTAATTCACCTATTTCCCTGGTACATATCCTCAAATATAAATGGCTCTTCTGAGTTTATGGTGGGGGCGCTACGCGCCCCCACCATAAACTCAGCATTTGCGATCGTTTATTTGTAGCTGCTGATACTGCTTACCCCAAAATCCCAGAAGAACCATATAAATAAGAATACAAGCAAGAATATTAAGAAGAATTAACTTCTGTTCTATCCTATTGTGTTCCCTATTGTTTTCTCAATAAGCAGGTTCACGGATAGACTGTATCCACACTTGTCAGAGTGGGTCGGCACGGGGTGTTGTCCATAAAAAGGTTGAGCACGGGACCAGTGGGGACGTTGGCCCTGTTGCCATGCGGCGGCGGCCAGGATAAACACGCCGGTAACGCTGGCTCCCAAGTTGCCCGTGACGGTAATCAGGGTATAGGGGTGGGGCCAAGTGGCCAGAATCTCTTGCCAGCGATCGGGACTCAGGGTCGTATCAGGTAACACAGGGGTGAGGTCACCTGTTTCTGGTTGGGGGCGGTAAATGCCGGCGAAGAGTTCACCCCGTTGGGCGGGGAGTTGGATCGCCCGATCGTGATCGTCTGGCAGGTGGCTCTGGGTGGCCGCGATCGCGGCCAGCGTGGAGATGGCAAACAGCGGAATCTCCAATTGCTGGGCCAGCGTGCGGGCTGTGACGACCCCGATGCGGGTTCCTGTAAAACTGCCCGGACCTTTGGCAACCGCAATCCAGGCGAGATCAGACCAGGCATAGGGCTGGATAAACTCGGCCAGGTAAAGCTGAAGGTGCTGGGAGAGGGCTAACCCCAAATCCCAAGTTTGCTGCTGAAGCAGGGTAAAGCCACGCCCCAGGGCCAATCCCAATTCAGGGCTAGTTGTGTGAATAGCTAGCGCTAAGGCAGACAACGACTCACTGGGGTCAGGGGACATATACTAAAGATTGAGTAAAGATCGGGTTAGGCAGATCGGGTCAGGTGCAAGCACCCAAGCTCTCCATTCGGAATGTTCAGGGTACTCTGGGTTACCTAGAGTGACGGCAAGCCCTGATCCGCCTATGCAAGAGACCCCTGGGAGAACTCTACGAATTATACCGAAATCATTGCCCGTCACTAATAAGTCTGTTCTGACTATCCGCTCGCTCGTTTACCCCTATTGCCTGCATCCTCACCATGCTTGCTCCGACTACTATTCCGACCGTGCCACCAACCGTAGCCCCAAACCCAGCATCAGACACCGGCCCGTTACTGGGGCGATCGCGGGCAGATCTGATTACCTGGGTCCAGCAACAGGGCCAACCCGCCTATCGCGGTCAACAGTTACACCAATGGCTCTACCACAAGGGTGTACGATCGCTGGCCGACATTTCTGTTTTTCCTAAACGGTGGCGAGCGGAACTGGCTACAGTTCCCATCGGGCGATCGACCCTCTACCAGCGGTTACCCGCCCCGGATGGAGCAGTCAAGTACCTTCTCCAACTGGCCGATGGTCAGATCATTGAAACCGTCGGCATTCCTAGCGAGAAACGGCTCACGGTGTGCGTTTCTTCCCAAGTCGGCTGTCCGATGGCTTGTGAATTTTGTGCCACCGGTAAAGGCGGGTTTCAGCGTAACTTGGCCTGCCATGAAATTGTGGATCAGGTACTGACAGTACAGACAGATTTTCAACAGCGGGTGAGCCACATTGTCTTCATGGGCATGGGAGAACCCCTCCTTAACGTGGAGGCGGTCTTGGCCGCGATCGCCTGCTTAAACCAGGAGGTGGGCATCGGGCAACGCAGCATGACCCTTTCCACCGTCGGTATTCCCGGTCGCATTCGCCGTCTGGCAGAGCACCGCTTGCAAGTGACACTCGCCGTCAGCCTCCATGCCCCGGATCAAGCCTTACGGGAGCAACTGATCCCCAGTGCCCGCCCCTATGCCCTAGCCGACCTGCTGGCCGAGTGTCGGGACTATGTGCAAATCACGGGACGACGGGTAACCTTTGAATACATCCTCCTAGCCGGGGTCAACGATCGCCCAGAGCAGGCGATCGCCCTGGCCAAGCACCTGCGGGGTTTCCAAACCCATGTCAATTTAATCCCCTATAATCCCATCGATGCGGCGGGTTTCCAACGGCCCGATCGACAACGCATTCAAGCCTTTGTTAATGCCCTGAAAACCCAACACATTACCGTTAGCGTGCGCTATTCGCGGGGGCTAGAAGCGGCGGCGGCCTGCGGGCAACTGCGAGCTTCCCAGCGCTAGGGGCGACCCCTTCACTTGCCCCTGGATACTGGTTTTTAGCTGGTGGGTATAGAGACCAGGGGCATACGCCTCAATCACACGGCCACTCTCAGTACAGGTGATTAATAAATAGTCGCAGTGGGAACACTGGGTCCGTGTTACCCGTTGTTCCCGACAACGATGACGCTCAGCAGGACTACCACAGTTGGGACAGTGAACCATTTGATAAGCTGGCATCTCAAAACCTCTTGTTAAAAGCATTATTGCCTAAAAATATTGCCTAAGATAAAGTCTAAGAAAATTCAGTGTTCACCTCACTGAGTCGGCTGTCTCAGTAAAAGTAATCGCAATCCGAGCCTGTTGCCACTTAAATAGCAATGTCTTTTGGCCAAGGTGGATAAAAAGGTGGATAACATGCTACGCCTTATCCTAATGAAGAGATGCCAACAATTGACACAAACACCGATTTTCCAAAATTGACCCAGAATATAATTGACACAGAATATAATTTTATCCTCCTTTCTAGGCAAAACAGTTAGGCAGAAGCAACACCGTCAGGCCAAGATGATATAGCACAGATCATTAGGAACACAATCACTCAGTACCTATCGCAGTATAGCGATTTTTCAAAGCTATTGGCGTTGGCAAAGATGATAATAATGATTGCTTGTCTGCTTAAACATTAGCGAAACTTATTTTTAATGATCGCAAAATTTTATAAAATCTTAAGATTTTGCCTAGACACGGGGATCAGACTTACAAGGACTGTAGTGAGGGCTAAGCTAGTCTCCAGGCCAGGAACAGCGGCTGATTTGCCATTACTCCCTAGCGGATGGAGGCAAACTCTGCATTAGGTGATTCCGGGAAGCAGGTCTTAAATTCAACGTATTACCCCCTCACTCATAAGGCGCCCCGAAAACAACCTTAGCAATCAAGGCCATTATCTTGATGGGCAATCATATTGTCGCAATCTTTACTGCTGCCTAAGCTAAGATGTAGAGTCTAGGCGATCGTGGTGGTCATTTTCTCTTATAATAAGTGCTGGTAATTCTTGTTTCTTTTGCCGATCGCTCATATTGCAAGATAGACAGAGTTACCTTAGGTGATCTGTCTGCTGGCAGGTGGCTAAACTCTCCCTTTATTAAGAAAAAATAAGCATTTCCCAACCCTGCTCAACAGTAGGCTAAATCCATCTCATGGGAACTTTTTGATCCCTTAACGGTCTTAGGGGGGCAGCTACCTCATGGTGAGGTGGGAGCTAGCCTCGTTTAGATTAAAGGCAGTGTTTTGATACAGCAAGGAGAATAGGCAACATGGCACTGACACCCGATCTCAGCAATGGTCGATTACTAGGCACAATGGGGCCTGACAACGTGATTTTATCCTTTGGACAATTGGCGCCGTTCCGCCGAGGTGTTTGGCTGCTCGGTGGTAATGATACCCTGATTGGCTCGGCAGATAATGAACTGATCCTGGGTAATCAAGGGGATGACAGCCTGAATGGGGGGGGCGGCGTCGATCGTATCCTGGGCGGCAAGCAAAATGATTCGATTAATGGGGGGGATGACAACGATACCCTGCGCGGTGATCTCGACAATGACACTTTGATTGGGGGTAACGGTAACGATGTCCTGCGAGGGGGCAAGGGGGATGACACCCTCCAGGGAGGGAACGACGATGATACCCTCGTTGGTGATGCCGGTCGAGATACGCTGGATGGTGGCCTTGGCTCGGATCTACTGGTGCTGCGTCGTGATCTCGCTGATGTGGCCGTCGGTAATGTTGATGTCTTGTTGTTTAACGATGGGCAGGACTTGATTGGCTTGAGTGGTGGGTTGACCTTCAACGATCTGACCTTGATCAATCCCGGCAATATTGTGGGGGGTCCTG
This DNA window, taken from Trichothermofontia sichuanensis B231, encodes the following:
- the tsaB gene encoding tRNA (adenosine(37)-N6)-threonylcarbamoyltransferase complex dimerization subunit type 1 TsaB — protein: MSPDPSESLSALALAIHTTSPELGLALGRGFTLLQQQTWDLGLALSQHLQLYLAEFIQPYAWSDLAWIAVAKGPGSFTGTRIGVVTARTLAQQLEIPLFAISTLAAIAATQSHLPDDHDRAIQLPAQRGELFAGIYRPQPETGDLTPVLPDTTLSPDRWQEILATWPHPYTLITVTGNLGASVTGVFILAAAAWQQGQRPHWSRAQPFYGQHPVPTHSDKCGYSLSVNLLIEKTIGNTIG
- the rlmN gene encoding 23S rRNA (adenine(2503)-C(2))-methyltransferase RlmN, with translation MLAPTTIPTVPPTVAPNPASDTGPLLGRSRADLITWVQQQGQPAYRGQQLHQWLYHKGVRSLADISVFPKRWRAELATVPIGRSTLYQRLPAPDGAVKYLLQLADGQIIETVGIPSEKRLTVCVSSQVGCPMACEFCATGKGGFQRNLACHEIVDQVLTVQTDFQQRVSHIVFMGMGEPLLNVEAVLAAIACLNQEVGIGQRSMTLSTVGIPGRIRRLAEHRLQVTLAVSLHAPDQALREQLIPSARPYALADLLAECRDYVQITGRRVTFEYILLAGVNDRPEQAIALAKHLRGFQTHVNLIPYNPIDAAGFQRPDRQRIQAFVNALKTQHITVSVRYSRGLEAAAACGQLRASQR
- a CDS encoding calcium-binding protein translates to MALTPDLSNGRLLGTMGPDNVILSFGQLAPFRRGVWLLGGNDTLIGSADNELILGNQGDDSLNGGGGVDRILGGKQNDSINGGDDNDTLRGDLDNDTLIGGNGNDVLRGGKGDDTLQGGNDDDTLVGDAGRDTLDGGLGSDLLVLRRDLADVAVGNVDVLLFNDGQDLIGLSGGLTFNDLTLINPGNIVGGPGNDVILRLADGRALGVVADTPIANLTAIDFVSVTDEQLNVLWTTGA